From Leptospira venezuelensis, a single genomic window includes:
- a CDS encoding LIC_11090 family protein, giving the protein MKTISIILTQCFLFQSLVFGSGWFCGMLAGEIKLCHCNHGSQKEKHSDSEDSRFSSKLADAGEDHSNSKPSSLPDCHSAKSGEAHKCACKKAKDKASYLSSTICTQFFTYSKLKNIAPETLGSELPGHIQDGSGVFVSFDLERPPQFS; this is encoded by the coding sequence ATGAAAACGATCTCTATCATTCTGACCCAATGCTTCCTGTTCCAAAGTTTGGTATTCGGAAGCGGTTGGTTCTGTGGAATGCTCGCTGGAGAAATCAAACTTTGCCATTGTAATCACGGAAGCCAGAAAGAAAAACATTCAGACTCTGAAGATTCAAGATTCTCTTCTAAACTTGCTGATGCTGGAGAAGATCATTCTAATTCGAAACCTTCTTCCCTACCCGACTGTCACTCCGCTAAATCGGGAGAAGCACATAAATGTGCCTGTAAAAAAGCAAAAGACAAGGCTTCTTATTTAAGCAGCACCATCTGTACTCAATTTTTCACTTATTCTAAACTAAAAAACATAGCCCCAGAGACTCTTGGTTCAGAACTTCCTGGCCACATACAAGACGGTTCTGGAGTGTTTGTTTCATTTGATTTAGAAAGACCTCCTCAATTCTCCTGA